The window AAGAATATGCCTGATAAGTACACTagtgaatttaataaaatgTAAAATGGAGAATGTAACTATGAAAAATGGAACAAAGAAGTTTTGAGTTTTTGAAGGTGAGATAATCCACAGAAAGTACAACAAAATCTGAATTCCTTTCGATAAATAATTCGGTAACATAACATCCTCTGAATTTTCTATTTAAAAGTTCAGATATTGATAGAACAAACCACAACAAAGGGGGTAAAGAGCACCAAAAGTTATACATGAAGAAGTTTCAGTTTAGGTCTTCGTCAGGCACAGGTTTTAGAAAAACGAAAAAGCGATGCTCAAGATTAGAAAAAATGAAAGAGCAATTTCAACAAATAGCTTTACAAACAAAAACCCTTTACTCCTACAAGTTCCCGCAGCAAGACCAGATTGGAAACATTTCTTCTCTCTGTTTTTATTAACTTTTCCTCGAAAGTTAAGCTCCGCCCTACAATTGTTGGTTTTGACACGGAATCCTACCTTTCATTTatagataaaaataataatatgaatCATAGAACAGTGAAAACTAAGTGACAAGTGCAGATACAAAAGAGAGTAAAAGAAtcaatataatattttgtgaaaaCACCCATTCAGcgttaaaaacaaacaaacctCAACTTTGCCCCTTCCTGCAGTGGTGGCTAACCCAGCGGCGTCCTTAACTGCTGCAAGAGCAGCTGCAGCAACTCTTTTGGCATCCTCACTGGTACTACTTTGAGTGATGCTAGGTGGCTTATCTGGGATTCCTTGGTCAGGATATGGTGTTTTCTTTGATCCCAAGCCTAGATAACCCATCCATCCCTAAAGTAAATTCATGTTATTCACTCTTCAGtgaatagtaaaaaaaaatttaagcacGCACTCTTTATGGAAAGATAGGGGGGTTTAGGGAAGTTCTTTACAGCTGATGAAGTCTGGGAGGAATTCTTTCGAGAACTCTTATTTACAGTTGAGCTATGCATTTCCAACATGGTCTTGGTCGATTTTGCAGAAACTCCGTTATTCATTTGCTGCCAAATAGCATCTATGCGAGCTTTTCTTTCTGCATCAGATGGACGCGCACAGGTTGCAATGAGTGCCCTtccaaataaaaataacaaaggAGAAAACTGAGGATTAACCAAGGAACCAAAACATCTAACCCATTTCTTCAGGCAAAGGTTGTGAGTTGGGAGTCTGAGAATTTTCTTGCATAGAATCCGGCCTGCACCCATCCATCTTTTCCAAACTGCCTGAAACATAATTCCGAAAATTTATTCGAGTGGAAACTGAATGCACTTAATTACCACCACCTCAGTTTTTCACTTCATACAGCAAGAAATTTTTTTGTAATGACAGCACAACAACATCCGCTACATAAAACTAAAACAAGAAAAGAGTTCTGCTTTTTGAATATCTCCTGATTTACCAACCTTAACCTTAAGAAAATCGGTTAAAAGTGGACAATGGCGACCTTAAAAACGGATAATAATCCAATCACTAGTTGACACAAATCCTACAAAACTCAATGTCATCGAGGTCGCATAAAAATATGGAAATAGAGAGACACACAAATAATGACTCCACCACGAAAAACCCAGCAAGTTAGGCGATGGTTacttaacaaaaataaaataaaatcggaTTTCATACATAATTTACATAAAACTACAAGTAAACACGGTGTAGCACCCATAAAAATTTTCAGGTCCAACCTCTCACTACTCGCTTCCTTGCCACAAATTTTCAGAATCGATCATAAAAAAAAACCCCATATCGAATTCATGCATCAAACATCCGAACAAAACAATACGAGGCCGCAAAAACCCAAGAAACTAACTAAAAGCTTGAAGCTTTCAGAAGCAGCAACAGACGGATCAAAGGAAAAAAGCAAATCATGATTCCATATGAAACACGACAAGAAAATATCCAAGAACCAATATTCGTTGCCAAAACAAGCTCCCATATGCAATTAATCGAATATATACATAGAAAATTGAAAACAGAGAAAATTGAAAACAGAGAATTTCGGAAAACCCACCGACACAAAGAGTGGAGGAGCTAGAGTTCTCAGCCATAAACTGAAGCACAGAAATCCAATCGATGAATCCCCTTTTCCCCCAGTCTAGGCGCGAAGGAGAGAGAACTCCGGGTTATCGTGTCGGTGCAGCCTCGCTAAATCCGACCCGAATAAATCTCCTGGAAAAGCCCAACAAGTGGTCCTTTCTGTCCTGTATTTTGGGCTGGGCTGTAGTTAACTCAATTTATAATAGTTCAGCCCAGCCCGATATAAACTTGACACACATTTTGATTGATCATCGTGATATATATACCTGGACATCAACTTTATAATAACATTATAAATTCATTCAGTTATTGTTAAAaagtttcaaaaacaaaaatcaatcgAAACTCAGTTGTAACATATATCATTATATAGATACTTGGTCGTAAGTTGTGTCGGCAGGAACATTTAGACATGCAATAAATGAGATGAGGCCAAgaaatgtttataaaaaaataaaacgtGGGCTGAACGTGGGCTGCTCAAAAATAATGCGAGGAATTTGAATACGCGCTTTTAACGCGTGTTCACACGGTCaaggggctctataaatagagctcctccCTTCATTTGGAAattatcccttcttcgagttttctctcatcttataagcatttgagtgcttagttctataatatttgtgaggtgttttgttctcctgtattaagagagtgtgtgttctctttggaaacacagtgagtgagttgtacaccacaaaatattatagtggaaatcttttcatcttgcccgtggtttttaccctaataatttttaggggttttccacgtaaatctcggtgtccagtttattctttattttcgggtttttactatctcaaattctgcacgtgggaccaacaagtggtatcagagccttggtttcaaatttcttaaaattctgagtatgctctgtggttgcagcctagactgatcttccacatcagaaaagatttttcgagattttttatttaaggcgggattattttgtccagtctactaaaattgttgtagacataatggcgggaaggtacgagatagcaaagttcaaCGGAAACAATTTTatgttgtggaaaataaagatacaagcagttttaagaaagaaaattgcttggcggctattggagatagaccggtggagATTGCGGATGATGGAAAatggaatgagatgaatgacaatgttgttgccaatttacacttggctatagctgacgaagttttgtcaagtatctctgagataaaaacagccaaagttatctgggatactctgacaaagatgtacgaggtcaagtcgctacacaacatgattttcctaaagagaaggctttatactcttcggatggcggaatcctcatcgatgaccgaccatatcaatacactaaatactctatttgcccaactcacttccatggggcataaaataggggaaaatgaacgtgcggagcttctacttcaaagtctaccagattcatatgatcaacttatcatcaatattaccaacaatattcttatgggctttctaagattcgacgatgtcttaactgcggttctcggagaagaaagccggcgcaagaataagAAGACAGGTCGGTAACTTCAAAGCAGGCAGAGGCTTtgccgatgataagaggaagatttatggaccgtgactccagtgggagccaaaggcgaggtagatcaaagtcgagaagtaagaagaaaaatatttactgctttaaatgtggcggtaaagggcacttcaagagagagtgtacgagtatcaataaaagttctcaaggaaatgtggccagtacttcaggcagtggtgaaatattattcagcgaagcagcaACAGTTGCGGAAGGCaggcacaaattttgtgacacatggataatggattcaggagcgacgtggcatatgacgtctcggagagaatggtttgatcattatgaaccaatcTCAGGTGGATCTGTATTtatgggaaatgatcatgccttggaaatcgctggggtcggtactatcaaaattaaaatgtttgatggcaccattcgcaccatacaggaggtacgacatgtgaaaggactgacgaaaaatcttttgtccttggggcaattggatgacatcgggtgcaaaactcggatcgagaacgggatcatgaaaatagtgaaaggcgcgcttgtggttatgaaggcggaaaaagttgctgcaaatctgtatgttcttttgggagaaacacacaaagaggcagaactagctgttgcatcaattggttcaaGAGAAGAATTAACggtgttatggcatagaaagctcgggcatatgtcagaacgagggttgaaaattctctcagaacggaagctgctgccgggacttacaaaagtgtcactacccttttgtgagcattgtgttaccagtaaacaacacagattaaagtttggcacttctactgccaggagcaaaagcatattggagctgattcattcggatgtttggcaagcaccggttgtatccctaggaggagcgagatactttgtctcgttcattgatgatttctctaggagatgttgggtgtatccaatcaagaagaaatcagatgttttccaggtcttcaaagatttcaaagcgcgggttgaacttgattcagaaaataaaatcaagtgtctgaggactgacaatggaggagaatataccagtgacgagtTTGATGAATTTTGTCAACATGAAGGCATCAAGAGACAgttcacgacggcttacacacctcaacagaatggagtgacggagcggatgaacaggaccttgttggacagaacaagagctatgttgaggactgcaggtctagaaaagtcattttgggcagaagcagtcaaaaccgcttgttatattatcaatcgttctccttcagtggcgattgatctgaagactccgatggagatgtggaccgggaagccgacagattattctcatttgcatacatttggaagtccggtgtacgttctgtacaatgagcaagaaagatcaaagttggattcgaaatccagaaaatgtatcttcttgggttatgctgatggagtaaaggggtttcgcttgtgggatcctactgttcacaagcttgtcatcagcagggatgttatcttcgaggaagataaagtaaagggagacaaaggcacactgaattcagaaactactatattTCAGGTGGAGAATAAGACGGACGAAagtcaagtttcttgtgaagcagtaccagagcacgaagaacaagaacatgttgagtctgaggtttccaatgtgaggcagtcaactcgagacagaagaccaccaggttggctttcagattatgtcactgaaagcaacattgtatattgtctattatcagaggatggtgagccatcgagtttccacgaggctactcaaagctcggatgtatcctgatggatgatagcaatgcaagaagagttggaggctttagacaggaataaaacttgggatcttgttacactaccacgagggaggaaagccattggaaacagatgggtctataagatcaagcgtgatggcaataaccaagtggagcgatatcgtgctagattggtggtaaaagggtatgctcagaaagaaggcattgacttcaatgagatattttctcctgtgattcggcttacaacagtcagagtggtgctggcattgtgtgcggtgtttgacctacatctagaacagctagatgtgaaaacggcatttcttcatggagatcttgaagaagaaatctatatgctccagccagaaggttttgcggaaaaaggcaaagagaacttggtttgcaggttgaagaaatctctgtacggtctcaaacaggcgccgaggtgttggtacaagagatttgattcctatatcatgagccttggatacaacagattgagtgcagacccttgtacgtatttcaagaggtctggtgatgattatatcattttgctgttgtatgtggacgacatgttggtagcaggccccaacaaagatcaggtccaaggattgaaggcacagttggctagggaatttgatatgaaggacttgggaccagcaaacaagattctagggatgcaagttcaccgagacagaagtaacagaaagatttggctttcccagaaaaattatttgaagaaagtcttgcaacgcttcaacatgcaagatagtaagccaatctcgacccctcttcctgttaacttcaagttatcctctgagatgtgtcctagcagtgaagcagagatgatggagatgtctcgagtaccgtatgcatcagcagtgggaagtttgatgttcgctatgatctgtacaagaccggacattgctcaagcagtgggagcagttagtcggtatatggcgaatcctggacgagagcattggagcactgttaagaggatccttagatacattaagggtacctcgaatgctgcattatgttatggaggatcggattttacactcaggggctatgtcgattcagattatgcaggtgatcctgataagaggaaatctactactggttatgtgtttacacttgcgaggggagcagtaagctgggtttcaaaactgcagacagttgtggcgttatctacaacagaggcagaatacatggcaactactcaagcttgcaaggaggcaatatggattaaaaggttgttggaggagatcgggcacaaacaagagaatgttcctttgttttgtgacagtcagagtaccttgcacatcgcaaggaatccagcctttcattccaggacgaaacacattggagtacaatttcatttcgtgcgagaagtagtagaagaaggaagtgtggatatgcagaagattcATACGAAAGaaaacatagctgattttctgaccaagccagtgaacattgataagtttgagtggtgtagatctTCAAGTGGCCTAGCagaaacgtaagcagcagggaatggcaagattgaaaggatgtgtggagatgtgtttgattctcaatcaaatctccaagtgggagaaatgtcggcaGGAACATTTAGACATGCAATAAATGAGATGGGGCCAAgaaatgtttataaaaaaataaaacgtGGGTTGAACGTGGGCTGCTCAAAAATAATGCGAGGAATTTGAATACGCGTTTTTAACGCGTGTTCACACGGTCaaggggctctataaatagagctcctccCTTCATTTGGAAATTatccttcttcgagttttctctcatcttataagcatttgagtgcttagttctataatatttgtgagatgttttgttctcctgtattaagagagtgtgtgttctctttggaaacacagtgagtgagttgtacaccacaaaatattatagtggaaatcttttcatcttgcccgtggtttttaccctaataatttttaggggttttccacgtaaatctcggtgtccagtttattctttattttcgggtttttacTATCTCAAATTCTGCACGTGGAACCAACAAGTTGCTCAAAAAGAAAATCGAATCGAAAGAACTTAAGTTTCAATAATGTGAAAATACACATATCTCGACCTACTGTATCAACTCATATTTATCCTTATATGTTACTCGATCGAACTACGATCTCATCCCTTTGTCAATATCGAGTCCGCGAGAGTTTTTTAAAGTTTAGATGATGCTCTTGCTTATTATTGATGTATCTTAAAATTGGCCAAAGTGTCACACTCAACACCAAACCCCTACTTTTTATATCGAAATAAATTAgtgatttatttttctttattggaAAGAAAAAGAAGGCGTGGCTCTGGTTGGTTATGctcatgaaaaataatattattaatcatTAAAAAGTCTTCTATAAAGATACTTGTAAAGCTGAAAAGAAAGCACTTTTTCACTAAATAAAAGTTTTTAGTAATCATTATTATTCACATATTCCACCAATGTCACATAAATACATGATAGTTTTGTggaattattatattattataaactAAGCTTTTATATGACTCCTCTtcgagataattaaaataatttaattattcatttttcataattttaatatcataatttaataaataatttccaTTTTTTAAAATCTCAATTTTAGTCACGTATATATTGAGGTACGTCATATTTAGTCTatattttattgaataaattATATAGTTAAACATATGTTTATGTCACGATGAATTTTTTAAACCatgtaattataaaatttaataataatattaatcatttcattgcatgattttgaGGAGAAAAACTAAAACTGATCGTTGGGATATAATTATTTGACATTAATTGACATTTTCTCCAATGTCTCTCTTCCTACGGCTAAAAGAACGGAGAGGAAAGCGTCCCAagtaagacaaaaacttgtgtgagacgattttacggatcgtattttgtgagacggatctcttataatcatccatgaaaaaatattattttttatgctaagaatattactttttattgtgaatatcggtaggttgatctgtctcacagattaggatccgtgagacggtctcacatgagatccactcCCCAAGTAAAAGGCACTTGGCTACTAAACAAACAACTTGATAATCAAGAAATTCTTtcaattaacaaattaattaaactcATTTGATTTACTAGAAAATTCATACGATAACTAATTTGGAGTCATAATGGGTGGGATTAATGTAGGGAAACTTATTCtctttttatttgtttatatttatatatattattttatatgaaGTGCTAAAATGATATTGATATGTATCTATGTATTCTtttctttagcattatttagttGGTAGTAGGTGGCTCGGAATTGAATTTCTCACTTGAATATTACAAAATTCGTTCATTGAAAGGGTTGCTTTGATTCCtttccatcatgtctagatacAATCCTCCACGTTTTTCAAAGGAAATTGGACCCACCCCGTATCTTTTTATCCTTTTCAAGATTTTATTTCATTCCATCTATTGTTTTATTTATCTTGTTTTagtaatttttattgtaaaggCCTTAACTACCTACCATAAATACGGTTAAGTTtatgggcaaaaacttgtgtaagactgtctcaaaagttttattttgtgagacatattttttatttgggtcatccatgaaaaaatattactttttttatgctaagagtattactttttattgtgaatattggtatggTTGACttgtcttacagataaagattcgtgagagcaTCTCAGAAGAGACCTATTCTAAGTCTATGTTATATCTGGATCGAGTAACACTATgatcatattttattaaaacataGGTATAGGATAGATTATATCAACATTAAACATCGAGAAACTCCTCGATATTAATCCATTTTAAATCTATGAAAAAAAATCACTTAACTATGGGCTTTTCGAGTttcaatgcaaaaaaaaaaaaaaaaattgatttcagTTGCTCTCGTTTATCTTATTTTATTGAAGAAAAATAACATGAAAAGTGGTGAAAAAGCTATGAACTTTTGGTTGATATAGATAAAAAGTGAAGCTATCTCGCATTTTCTGAAGTGGGGTTTAGCAATAGATGACTCCACACTATGTTAGTACGACTTAATGGAGGGTTCCACCTATAGTGTATATATATTCGCATAAAATCATATCTCATAACTTGGTCGACataaatattatatagtttTGTTATATCACTCATCAACTGTGACAATCTCTTTGTCCACTAATGAGTCGACACTCAACTATTAGATATACAATTTTGACATGTTTCACCACATATAATATGCAAATATCATGTCATTGATGGACACAGATGTGAGCACAATTGATGGACAACATAACAAAACTCTATATATATAATCCATTGTTTTTAGTTTGGTGGGTTGAGTTGGTTGTTAGCATGGAAGGAATGCATAACATGCAAATGGAACACAAGTGGCCATAGTCCATAGCATACTTTTAAGTCTTCCAATTCCATGGTATGCCAAGTTGCAACTTAATTTCCATGCTCTACAGGGATATCGGCGGCTGCAATTAATGGATTTTCCTAAAAATGATCGTATTTTGTATTCTATAGTGCTGCCAAATACATACTGAATATAGATGCTTCACGAGAACTCCAAACAGTGGTAAGTAAAAATACCCATTGACGAGCGAAAATGGATTTATTGCATGACCTGCTCTATATATTAGCATGGCACACAAGATATTCACATTCGCATTGTGAATTTTGCTTTCTTTCTACGGATTATTATGTCCATAGAAAAAAGAGAGATTTGAGTTGGAAAGCACAAGTTCCATTAATGGGGTAATCAATATCTTGGTTGAATCTGAAAAATTCCATTTTGTGAGTAGGGTTGTTTGATTCTTAGAATTTATATCATGAAAccaatattataattaaaaaaaaacaatggaTTGGATTCAAATTTAAACATCAAATCAATATAGAATATTAATAAATCgtataaaatatgaaaatatagaATCTCCATCatatagtattgttagaaagCATTCAATGTGAGTCGTTCCATCTTTCTCTTTTTTcatatatagatagatatacTTTTGACATAACATCTATTTATCGCTATCGAATAACTGACTCATAACTCATCCAAGTCTCATAGcaatattttgtttttgggATGTTGTTCCACAGTTCTTAAACGTCTTGTCAAAGAAATATGTTTCAaacttaaaaagaaaaaaagaggcATTCTTCTTCTAAGAAATTGACATCCAATAGTGGGAGGGAGCCATGGTTGAATGAATGAGTAATGTCTTTTAAAATCGGTGGGTCCGACCTGGAACCAACCCGACCCGCTTCGTTCCGTTTCGATTGGATTTGCACGAGATTAGACTAGCGACTTTGGTGTATTTACATGGCATTGGTGCGGCATATCAGCTTTCACGAATCCATAATTTGTCCAAAGTCGCATCATTTGCAAAACTCCTCTCGCGTCCTCCTCCTCCCAGGGCAGGTTGCTCTTCTGATTTGACGCCCGCGTCTCTGAAACTATTTGTCGCCGTT is drawn from Primulina eburnea isolate SZY01 chromosome 10, ASM2296580v1, whole genome shotgun sequence and contains these coding sequences:
- the LOC140803491 gene encoding uncharacterized protein isoform X1 gives rise to the protein MAENSSSSTLCVGSLEKMDGCRPDSMQENSQTPNSQPLPEEMERKARIDAIWQQMNNGVSAKSTKTMLEMHSSTVNKSSRKNSSQTSSAGWMGYLGLGSKKTPYPDQGIPDKPPSITQSSTSEDAKRVAAAALAAVKDAAGLATTAGRGKVEVTEVRDFAGEEIEVKKLVDAASKEAIDKGKTAAGAVSAVDALLEQIKKKPKLSVLDKTKKDWGEFKDDNIGMEDELGAYKKSSNQYLDKVSFLQRTDYREFERERDVRLAAQAKRKVDMRDD
- the LOC140803491 gene encoding uncharacterized protein isoform X2, translated to MAENSSSSTLCVGGLEKMDGCRPDSMQENSQTPNSQPLPEEMERKARIDAIWQQMNNGVSAKSTKTMLEMHSSTVNKSSRKNSSQTSSAGWMGYLGLGSKKTPYPDQGIPDKPPSITQSSTSEDAKRVAAAALAAVKDAAGLATTAGRGKVEVTEVRDFAGEEIEVKKLVDAASKEAIDKGKTAAGAVSAVDALLEQIKKKPKLSVLDKTKKDWGEFKDDNIGMEDELGAYKKSSNQYLDKVSFLQRTDYREFERERDVRLAAQAKRKVDMRDD
- the LOC140803491 gene encoding uncharacterized protein isoform X3; its protein translation is MDGCRPDSMQENSQTPNSQPLPEEMERKARIDAIWQQMNNGVSAKSTKTMLEMHSSTVNKSSRKNSSQTSSAGWMGYLGLGSKKTPYPDQGIPDKPPSITQSSTSEDAKRVAAAALAAVKDAAGLATTAGRGKVEVTEVRDFAGEEIEVKKLVDAASKEAIDKGKTAAGAVSAVDALLEQIKKKPKLSVLDKTKKDWGEFKDDNIGMEDELGAYKKSSNQYLDKVSFLQRTDYREFERERDVRLAAQAKRKVDMRDD